In Synechococcus sp. PCC 6312, one genomic interval encodes:
- a CDS encoding aminopeptidase P family protein, which produces MNDLLARRRGLAKTCSHPVLLWAGSRVSRNFAANTYPFRASSHFLYFTGLNLAEAVIYLEAGNLILFWDELPESAALWHGDSPTRAQLADQLQAQASYPHSELFRFTANAATIPLVNLGDRLDQATCLNHPVEFPLSGRDLELAEAIIQLRLIHDSLALTEISQAIELTIRAHQAGMKATPTAKTEAKVRAWMEQVVAVNQFNLAYISIVTTQGQVLHQEFSPHPLRPGDLLLVDLGAETPAGWAADITRTWPVSGKFSGTQRAIYEVVLAAQTQAIAAIKPGVEFWDIHGIALRVMTEGLLALGILQGDLSDLLAGDVATVFFPHGIGHLLGLDVHDMEDLGDLAGYAPGRTRSPKPGWQYLRLHRPLQENMVVTVEPGFYQIPQLLEKARLDPGLGQWINWAVLGQFADVKGMRIEDDVLVTATGFQVLSQALPRDLPDLEAFVSEQ; this is translated from the coding sequence GTGAATGATTTACTAGCACGGCGGCGGGGCCTGGCGAAAACCTGTTCACATCCGGTGTTACTCTGGGCAGGGAGTCGGGTCAGTCGTAATTTTGCTGCTAATACTTATCCATTTCGAGCCAGTAGTCATTTTCTCTATTTCACCGGGTTGAACTTAGCCGAGGCCGTAATTTATCTCGAAGCTGGTAATTTAATTCTCTTTTGGGATGAACTACCGGAATCTGCTGCTCTTTGGCATGGAGACAGCCCGACCCGTGCTCAATTGGCCGATCAACTCCAGGCCCAGGCCAGTTATCCCCATTCAGAACTATTCCGCTTCACTGCCAACGCTGCCACGATTCCCTTAGTTAATCTCGGTGATCGCCTTGATCAAGCCACTTGTCTTAACCACCCTGTTGAGTTTCCCCTGAGTGGTCGTGATTTAGAACTGGCCGAGGCAATCATTCAACTGCGGCTCATCCATGATTCTCTTGCCCTAACCGAGATTTCCCAGGCCATTGAGTTAACAATCCGGGCCCACCAAGCCGGGATGAAAGCCACACCAACCGCTAAAACTGAAGCCAAAGTCCGGGCCTGGATGGAACAGGTTGTAGCGGTCAATCAATTCAATCTCGCCTACATCAGCATTGTCACCACCCAAGGGCAAGTTCTCCATCAAGAGTTTTCACCACACCCACTCCGGCCTGGGGATTTGCTACTCGTAGATTTGGGGGCCGAAACACCGGCGGGCTGGGCAGCGGATATAACTCGGACTTGGCCGGTTTCTGGGAAATTTTCTGGCACTCAACGGGCAATTTATGAAGTGGTCTTAGCCGCCCAAACCCAGGCCATTGCCGCCATTAAACCTGGAGTGGAGTTTTGGGATATTCACGGGATTGCTTTGCGAGTCATGACAGAAGGGTTGCTGGCTTTGGGAATTTTACAGGGTGATCTGAGTGATTTATTAGCGGGTGATGTCGCTACGGTTTTCTTTCCCCACGGGATTGGTCACTTACTGGGCCTGGACGTGCATGATATGGAAGATTTGGGAGATTTAGCCGGATATGCTCCTGGTCGAACTCGCAGCCCCAAACCCGGTTGGCAATATCTACGTCTGCATCGGCCATTGCAAGAAAATATGGTTGTGACGGTTGAACCGGGATTTTACCAAATACCACAACTCTTAGAAAAAGCGCGTTTAGATCCTGGCCTGGGGCAATGGATTAACTGGGCTGTTTTAGGTCAATTTGCTGATGTTAAAGGGATGCGGATTGAGGATGACGTGTTAGTTACTGCTACAGGATTTCAGGTACTCAGTCAGGCCTTGCCCCGCGATCTCCCTGATTTAGAAGCCTTTGTTTCGGAGCAATAA
- a CDS encoding prohibitin family protein gives MSDLKNWLTSFAGITILVGAIFLFNSFVVINPGQAGVLSIAGKAQDVPLLEGVHWKVPFVSRVDIYDVTVQKFEVPAESATRDLQDLTASFAINFRLDPIDVVKVRRTQGTLENIVAKIIAPQTQESFKVAAARRTAEEAITKREELKMDFDLALSQRLAKYSIIVLDTSVVNLSFSREFSRAVEDKQIAEQRAQRAVYVAQEAEQEAQAEINRAQGKAEAQRLLAETLKSAGGQLVLQKEAIEAWREGGAQVPDVLVFGGSGNDLPFLLNLTSPNATK, from the coding sequence ATGTCTGATTTGAAAAACTGGCTGACATCCTTTGCTGGTATTACGATTTTGGTCGGGGCGATATTTTTATTTAACTCCTTTGTTGTCATTAACCCAGGCCAGGCCGGGGTGCTCAGCATTGCCGGGAAAGCCCAAGATGTGCCGCTTTTAGAGGGAGTGCATTGGAAAGTTCCCTTTGTCTCACGTGTGGATATTTATGATGTCACCGTCCAAAAGTTTGAAGTTCCTGCCGAAAGTGCCACCCGTGATCTACAGGATTTAACGGCCAGTTTCGCCATTAATTTCCGCCTCGATCCGATTGATGTGGTTAAGGTTCGCCGGACCCAAGGCACATTAGAAAACATTGTCGCCAAAATTATTGCCCCCCAAACCCAAGAGTCCTTTAAAGTCGCAGCGGCCCGGCGGACGGCGGAAGAGGCGATTACAAAACGGGAAGAACTGAAGATGGATTTTGATTTGGCCCTCAGTCAACGCCTGGCCAAGTACAGCATTATTGTCTTGGATACGAGTGTGGTAAACCTCAGCTTTTCCCGGGAGTTTTCTCGGGCCGTTGAAGACAAACAAATTGCCGAGCAGCGGGCCCAACGCGCCGTCTATGTAGCCCAAGAAGCAGAACAAGAGGCCCAAGCCGAGATTAACCGGGCCCAAGGGAAAGCCGAAGCTCAACGTTTATTAGCTGAAACCCTGAAAAGTGCGGGGGGGCAATTAGTCCTGCAAAAAGAAGCCATTGAGGCCTGGCGGGAAGGGGGCGCGCAAGTCCCGGATGTTTTGGTTTTCGGGGGGTCTGGGAATGATCTACCCTTTTTACTGAATCTGACGAGTCCCAATGCAACAAAATAG
- a CDS encoding J domain-containing protein has product MSFEINRGLGKFNSAKDYHAALGLPLGADAAQIRKQYLKIARNLHPDSRSNDESQQLASQILSKLVNPAYQLLTQEKQREEYEVILRLLGQQLVNGQIPLNQSNPAVTAIMTAPDYEATYLLSLETLANQQYENLTASVAITGQISELNLALLWRQHGGSTGSTAVPQPTVTSATPPTPTMPASSPPPTAVSSSKSTQSGTDQYTEQYYRRAEEFFRKNSFQQAIKELRDALKLNPNSSRCHALMGQTYLKQGQITMAKVHFNQALKINPQEGQAVTGMETITKAERRAQQKSKQTIPPKPSSGGLFGSLFKKKDK; this is encoded by the coding sequence ATGTCCTTTGAGATTAATCGGGGCCTGGGAAAATTCAATTCAGCCAAAGACTATCATGCCGCTCTGGGACTCCCCCTAGGAGCCGATGCTGCTCAGATTCGCAAGCAATACTTAAAAATCGCCCGAAACCTACATCCAGATAGTCGTAGTAATGATGAATCTCAGCAGTTGGCTAGCCAAATTCTATCAAAACTCGTTAACCCAGCTTATCAACTTCTCACCCAAGAAAAACAGCGGGAGGAGTATGAGGTCATTCTCCGGCTCTTAGGACAACAGTTGGTGAATGGGCAAATTCCCTTAAACCAATCGAATCCAGCCGTAACAGCAATCATGACCGCCCCCGATTATGAAGCTACTTATTTGTTGTCCCTAGAGACATTGGCTAATCAGCAGTACGAAAACTTAACGGCGAGCGTGGCTATTACAGGACAGATTAGTGAGCTAAATCTAGCCCTTTTGTGGCGACAACACGGGGGTTCAACTGGATCAACCGCAGTCCCTCAACCGACTGTCACCAGTGCCACACCACCGACTCCGACCATGCCAGCGAGTTCTCCGCCCCCAACAGCAGTTTCCTCCAGTAAGTCAACCCAAAGCGGTACTGACCAATATACGGAGCAATACTATCGGCGAGCCGAGGAGTTTTTTCGGAAAAATAGTTTTCAACAGGCCATTAAGGAACTGCGGGATGCCCTCAAGCTCAATCCCAACAGTAGTCGCTGTCATGCCTTGATGGGGCAAACCTATCTCAAGCAGGGACAAATTACAATGGCCAAGGTTCATTTTAACCAGGCCCTGAAAATTAACCCCCAAGAAGGCCAGGCCGTCACAGGAATGGAGACGATTACCAAGGCCGAACGACGGGCCCAACAAAAGTCCAAGCAAACGATTCCGCCAAAACCCTCCAGTGGGGGTCTGTTTGGTAGTTTATTTAAGAAGAAAGATAAGTAG
- a CDS encoding citrate synthase, translating to MVACEYRPGLEGIPAAQSSVSFVDGQVGRLEYRGIPIQELAEKSTFLETSYLLIWGKLPTAEELRDFCYEIQYHRRVKYRIRDMMKCFPESGHPMDALQASAAALGLFYSRRALDDPAYIRAAVVRLLAKIPTMVAAFQLIRKGNDPVTPKDDLDYAANFLYMLSEREPDPFAAHIFDTCLTLHAEHTMNASTFSARVTASTLTDPYAIVASAVGTLAGPLHGGANEEVIEMLEQIGSVEKVRPFVDDCLARKAKIPGFGHRVYKVKDPRATILQKLAEDLFARFGSDMYYDIALELEQIVSQELGPKGIYPNVDFYSGLVYRRLGIPNDLFTPVFAIARVAGWLAHWKEQLEANRIYRPTQVYAGQHDQAYVPIEAR from the coding sequence ATGGTTGCTTGTGAATATCGCCCAGGCCTGGAAGGAATTCCGGCAGCACAGTCCAGCGTCAGTTTTGTGGATGGTCAAGTCGGGCGGTTGGAATATCGCGGCATCCCGATTCAAGAACTGGCCGAAAAAAGCACCTTTCTGGAAACCTCCTACCTCCTCATTTGGGGCAAACTGCCAACGGCCGAGGAGCTACGGGATTTTTGTTATGAAATTCAATACCATCGCCGGGTTAAGTACCGCATCCGCGACATGATGAAGTGCTTCCCGGAAAGTGGCCACCCCATGGATGCCCTCCAGGCCTCGGCAGCGGCATTGGGCCTGTTCTATTCCCGGCGGGCGTTAGATGATCCGGCCTATATCCGGGCGGCAGTAGTACGCTTGTTAGCGAAAATTCCGACTATGGTGGCGGCCTTTCAACTGATTCGCAAAGGAAATGATCCCGTCACCCCCAAGGATGATCTCGACTACGCCGCTAATTTTCTTTATATGTTGAGTGAACGCGAGCCGGATCCCTTTGCCGCTCATATTTTTGATACCTGCTTGACTCTTCATGCTGAACACACCATGAATGCCTCGACTTTTTCGGCCCGGGTGACAGCATCCACCTTGACAGATCCCTATGCGATTGTGGCTTCAGCAGTGGGGACTTTGGCGGGGCCGTTACATGGCGGCGCGAATGAAGAAGTGATTGAAATGCTGGAGCAAATTGGCAGTGTCGAAAAGGTGCGCCCCTTTGTGGATGATTGTTTAGCGCGCAAGGCAAAAATTCCCGGTTTTGGGCATCGGGTCTATAAGGTGAAGGATCCGCGGGCCACTATCCTGCAAAAATTGGCAGAGGATTTGTTTGCTCGCTTTGGCAGTGATATGTACTACGACATTGCCCTAGAACTGGAGCAAATTGTTAGTCAGGAACTGGGGCCCAAGGGTATTTATCCCAATGTGGACTTCTATTCAGGGCTGGTTTATCGCCGCTTAGGAATTCCCAATGATTTGTTTACCCCTGTGTTTGCCATTGCCCGGGTAGCGGGGTGGTTAGCCCACTGGAAAGAACAGTTAGAAGCGAATCGGATTTATCGTCCAACCCAAGTTTATGCAGGTCAACATGACCAGGCCTATGTTCCCATTGAAGCCCGCTAG
- a CDS encoding alpha/beta fold hydrolase produces the protein MTSLVETVKASENSQAWQWRDYHINYTVQGEGQPLVLVHGFGAAIGHWRQNIPAWVTAGYKVFALDLLGFGDSDKPDVDYSIELWAEMLQEFWQAQIQTPAVWVGNSIGGLISLTVAAQAPEMTQGLILLNCAGGLNHRPEELHWPLNWVMSGFTKLVATPGLGTFIFNQVRQPQRIRNTLKQVYGNRAAITDELVEILYRPSCDPNAQNVFARILAAPPGPRIAELLPQINIPMLVLWGEADPWTPVKGGDIFQAWGEEHPVEFITLPETGHCPHDERPEQVNSLVINWLAQLPTV, from the coding sequence ATGACATCCCTTGTAGAAACGGTTAAAGCCTCCGAAAACTCCCAGGCCTGGCAGTGGCGTGATTATCACATTAACTACACCGTCCAGGGAGAAGGACAACCTCTCGTCTTAGTACATGGATTTGGGGCGGCGATTGGGCATTGGCGGCAGAACATCCCGGCCTGGGTGACAGCTGGCTATAAGGTTTTTGCTTTGGATTTATTGGGGTTTGGGGATTCAGATAAGCCAGATGTGGATTACAGCATTGAACTTTGGGCCGAGATGTTACAGGAGTTTTGGCAGGCCCAGATTCAGACTCCGGCGGTGTGGGTGGGGAACTCCATTGGTGGCTTAATTTCCCTGACCGTAGCAGCCCAGGCCCCGGAAATGACCCAAGGCCTGATATTACTCAACTGTGCTGGGGGACTTAATCATCGGCCGGAAGAACTCCATTGGCCCCTGAATTGGGTGATGAGCGGGTTTACAAAGTTAGTCGCAACCCCAGGCCTGGGAACCTTTATTTTTAACCAAGTCCGCCAACCCCAACGGATTCGGAATACCCTCAAACAGGTCTATGGCAACCGAGCGGCCATTACCGATGAGTTAGTCGAGATTCTTTACCGTCCCTCCTGTGACCCCAATGCCCAAAACGTCTTTGCCCGGATTTTAGCCGCCCCTCCCGGCCCCCGAATTGCGGAACTATTACCTCAAATCAACATTCCGATGCTGGTGTTGTGGGGAGAGGCGGATCCGTGGACTCCAGTGAAAGGGGGCGATATTTTCCAGGCCTGGGGGGAAGAACATCCTGTGGAATTTATTACCCTCCCGGAAACCGGCCATTGTCCCCACGATGAGCGGCCCGAACAAGTCAATTCCCTGGTGATTAACTGGCTAGCGCAACTTCCCACAGTTTAG
- the purD gene encoding phosphoribosylamine--glycine ligase, with amino-acid sequence MKIIVVGSGGREHALAWALLKSAEVTQIYCCPGNGGTATLERCQNIPIQATDLVDITQLALDEQVGLVVVGPEVPLALGLVDRLQAVGIPAFGPTQAGAEIEASKAWAKDLMTEAKIPTAQAAVFTTETEAIHYVREQTAPIVVKADGLAAGKGVTVAHSMTEAIEAIEAAFGGEFGTAGSRVVIEDCLQGQEISVLALTDGQVIRPLLPAQDHKRIGEGDTGPNTGGMGAYAPVPWVSTALRDKIQTRILEPALNALQARGIDYRGVLYAGLMITPEGDPYVIEFNCRFGDPETQVVLPLLETPLLDLLLACVNGTLAELGELAWADQMATGVVMAAGGYPGHFTKGDEITGIEAANSQALVFQAGTRAANGQLFTDGGRVLTVVGCGHDVKEALAQTYGGVAQIQFHNAYFRRDIGHRLTATS; translated from the coding sequence GTGAAAATTATTGTCGTGGGTAGTGGGGGGCGAGAACACGCCTTGGCCTGGGCTTTACTGAAATCAGCCGAAGTCACCCAAATCTATTGTTGTCCGGGGAATGGCGGAACAGCTACTCTCGAACGCTGTCAAAATATCCCCATCCAGGCCACGGATTTAGTTGACATTACCCAGTTAGCCTTAGATGAACAGGTGGGCTTAGTAGTGGTTGGTCCAGAGGTTCCCCTGGCCTTGGGATTAGTGGATCGGTTGCAAGCTGTGGGGATTCCTGCCTTTGGTCCCACTCAAGCCGGAGCCGAAATTGAAGCCAGCAAGGCCTGGGCAAAAGACTTGATGACCGAAGCCAAAATTCCCACGGCCCAAGCGGCTGTTTTTACCACTGAAACGGAGGCTATCCATTATGTTCGCGAGCAAACGGCCCCAATTGTAGTTAAAGCGGATGGCCTGGCGGCGGGGAAGGGAGTCACAGTAGCCCATTCAATGACTGAGGCCATTGAAGCGATTGAAGCGGCATTTGGGGGTGAGTTTGGCACTGCGGGGAGTCGTGTTGTGATTGAAGACTGTTTACAAGGCCAAGAAATTTCTGTCCTCGCCCTCACGGATGGCCAAGTCATTCGCCCGCTCCTGCCGGCCCAAGACCATAAACGCATTGGGGAAGGGGATACGGGGCCCAATACAGGGGGAATGGGAGCCTATGCCCCGGTGCCTTGGGTGAGTACCGCCTTAAGGGACAAGATTCAAACCCGGATTCTCGAACCCGCCCTAAACGCCCTCCAGGCCAGGGGGATTGACTATCGAGGGGTACTTTACGCCGGCCTAATGATTACTCCAGAAGGCGATCCCTATGTGATTGAATTTAATTGCCGCTTTGGTGATCCAGAAACCCAAGTGGTCTTGCCGCTGTTGGAAACTCCCCTCTTGGATTTGCTCTTGGCCTGTGTCAATGGCACCTTGGCAGAATTAGGAGAGTTGGCCTGGGCTGATCAAATGGCCACAGGTGTGGTGATGGCAGCGGGGGGATATCCGGGGCATTTTACAAAGGGGGATGAAATTACCGGGATTGAGGCCGCAAACTCCCAGGCCCTCGTGTTCCAGGCCGGGACAAGGGCAGCGAATGGGCAACTGTTTACGGATGGTGGGCGAGTCTTAACAGTGGTTGGTTGTGGGCATGATGTTAAGGAAGCCTTGGCCCAAACCTATGGTGGAGTAGCCCAGATTCAGTTTCATAATGCCTACTTTCGGCGGGACATTGGCCATCGGTTAACCGCTACTTCCTAA
- a CDS encoding mannose-1-phosphate guanyltransferase yields the protein MRAVLMAGGSGTRLRPLTCELPKPMVPLLNRPIAEHILNLLRRHQLTEVIITLHYLPDVVREYFGDGHEFGVDITYAVEEDYPLGTAGCVKNIASLLTETFFVVSGDSVTDFDLTAALAFHRQHQAPATLVLTSVSNPKEFGVVITDEQGRISRFLEKPSPGEIFSDTVNTGIYILEPEVLDYLPSGIERDFSKDLFPLLLQSQIPLYGYVAQGYWCDVGSLETYQQVQYDALQERVKLEPVGRELYPQIWVGHNSIIHPRAILRPPLLIGHNCRVQGDVCLESGTVLGDNVIIGSRSHLNQAIVWGGSVIGEEGVLDSCIIGRRVRVDRHAIVQEGAVIGSRTRIGEESVIGRGVRIWPGKQIEAGARVNQSLIWGSTGQRNLFGYQGVAGLANVDITPEFAVRLAAAYASTLEPGTSVLISRDQRSVSRMIANALIAGLMSVGINVLCLEAIALPISRFAVQSLSVCGGIHVRLHPDRDEQLLIEFFDHKGINLNQTKQRQIETAYFREDMRRVSFTDVGRITYPSQIVEIYAQGFGKWLNTQALQQYECKIVLDYAYAVSGAVLPELLNKFGSDVVVLNATVHQTPPNTEERQGLLQELGQVVQAIQANLGVQVSANGERLTLVDDRGQTIVGEELTALMADLVLSAYPGGTVIIPVHISSAIEVIARKHGGSVMRTRANPTDLMEACQKQVGAVLGGSAETGFIFPQLHPGYDAMFSIAKLMEMLALRQQPLSEIRQNLPQVFHTHQALRCPWIAKGSLMRHLVETHSPTTLNLVDGVKILHRDGNDWVLVLPDASEPLVHLFVNGREQAWTEQMNHDYRQRIHEFAHLEPSEIGV from the coding sequence ATGCGGGCAGTCTTAATGGCCGGGGGAAGTGGAACGCGTTTACGTCCATTGACCTGTGAACTCCCCAAACCGATGGTGCCCTTGCTGAATCGGCCGATTGCGGAACATATTCTCAACCTGCTCCGGCGACATCAACTCACGGAAGTTATTATTACCCTCCACTACTTGCCTGATGTTGTCCGGGAATATTTTGGGGATGGCCATGAATTTGGCGTGGATATTACCTATGCGGTGGAAGAAGATTATCCTCTGGGAACAGCCGGTTGTGTTAAAAACATTGCCAGCTTGTTAACAGAAACCTTTTTCGTGGTCAGTGGAGATAGTGTTACTGATTTTGATTTGACTGCCGCACTGGCCTTTCACCGCCAGCACCAGGCCCCGGCTACCCTAGTTTTAACCTCTGTATCCAACCCGAAGGAATTTGGGGTCGTGATTACGGATGAACAGGGACGGATTAGCCGCTTTTTAGAAAAACCATCTCCTGGTGAAATTTTCTCGGATACAGTTAACACTGGAATTTATATTCTTGAACCTGAAGTCCTGGATTATCTACCCAGTGGCATTGAACGAGATTTTTCCAAAGACCTATTTCCACTCCTTCTCCAGTCCCAAATTCCCCTCTACGGCTATGTGGCTCAAGGCTATTGGTGTGATGTGGGTAGTCTGGAAACCTATCAACAAGTCCAATACGATGCCCTGCAAGAACGGGTGAAACTCGAGCCAGTTGGCCGAGAACTCTATCCGCAAATTTGGGTGGGTCATAACTCGATTATTCATCCGCGGGCTATTTTGCGCCCCCCCCTCTTGATTGGCCATAACTGCCGGGTTCAAGGGGATGTTTGCTTAGAAAGTGGCACGGTTTTGGGGGATAACGTGATCATCGGTAGCCGTTCCCATCTGAATCAGGCCATTGTTTGGGGGGGGAGTGTCATTGGTGAAGAGGGTGTTTTGGATAGCTGTATTATCGGGCGGCGGGTACGGGTGGATCGTCATGCCATTGTCCAGGAAGGGGCCGTGATTGGGTCGCGCACCCGGATTGGCGAAGAGAGTGTCATTGGGCGGGGGGTGCGGATTTGGCCGGGTAAACAGATTGAGGCGGGGGCAAGGGTTAATCAAAGCTTGATTTGGGGTAGCACCGGACAACGGAATCTATTCGGCTATCAAGGGGTAGCGGGCCTGGCCAACGTGGATATTACCCCAGAGTTTGCGGTGCGGTTAGCGGCAGCCTATGCGTCTACATTGGAACCCGGCACCAGCGTCTTAATTTCTCGAGATCAGCGCAGTGTATCCCGGATGATTGCCAATGCCCTAATCGCTGGGTTGATGTCCGTGGGGATCAATGTCTTATGCCTGGAAGCCATTGCCCTGCCCATTTCGCGGTTTGCGGTTCAGAGCCTTTCGGTTTGTGGCGGAATCCATGTGCGGCTGCATCCGGATCGGGATGAACAGTTGTTGATTGAGTTTTTTGATCACAAGGGCATTAATCTTAACCAGACCAAGCAGCGGCAAATTGAAACGGCCTATTTTCGCGAAGATATGCGGCGGGTTAGTTTCACGGATGTTGGCCGCATTACCTATCCCAGTCAAATTGTTGAGATCTACGCCCAAGGGTTTGGGAAATGGTTGAATACCCAGGCCCTCCAGCAATATGAATGCAAAATTGTCCTTGACTATGCCTATGCGGTTTCTGGGGCCGTCTTACCAGAACTGCTGAATAAATTTGGCTCCGATGTAGTTGTCCTGAATGCGACTGTGCATCAAACCCCCCCGAATACCGAGGAACGCCAAGGCCTGCTCCAGGAACTCGGACAAGTGGTGCAAGCGATTCAGGCCAATTTGGGGGTACAGGTTTCTGCCAATGGTGAGCGATTAACCCTCGTTGACGATAGAGGCCAGACCATTGTCGGGGAAGAATTGACAGCATTGATGGCCGATTTAGTTCTGTCTGCCTATCCAGGGGGGACGGTGATTATCCCGGTACATATTTCCAGTGCTATTGAGGTGATTGCCCGGAAACATGGGGGGAGTGTCATGCGGACTCGAGCCAATCCCACCGACCTGATGGAAGCCTGTCAGAAACAAGTGGGGGCCGTGTTGGGGGGCAGTGCTGAGACGGGGTTTATTTTTCCCCAACTCCATCCCGGCTATGATGCCATGTTCAGTATTGCCAAGCTGATGGAAATGCTCGCCCTGCGCCAACAACCCCTGAGTGAGATTCGTCAGAACTTACCCCAGGTTTTCCATACCCACCAGGCCCTGCGCTGTCCCTGGATTGCGAAAGGATCTTTGATGCGGCATTTAGTCGAAACCCATAGTCCCACTACCTTGAACTTGGTGGATGGAGTAAAAATTCTCCACCGTGATGGGAACGATTGGGTCTTGGTCTTACCTGATGCGAGTGAGCCATTGGTGCATTTGTTTGTCAATGGGCGAGAACAGGCCTGGACTGAGCAGATGAATCACGACTACAGGCAACGTATTCATGAGTTTGCCCATTTAGAACCCAGTGAGATTGGAGTATGA